One window of the Melanotaenia boesemani isolate fMelBoe1 chromosome 14, fMelBoe1.pri, whole genome shotgun sequence genome contains the following:
- the LOC121653765 gene encoding C2 calcium-dependent domain-containing protein 4C, whose product MWVLDKIRGSVETGVLRQGESAGDKKCVAPAYSNVLTPDKIPDFFIPPKLVSCPADPEIPNIKPKEGLEPSTSELTIGSGRKISSPRSPRLVAKIAGDTKNLLKAANRHIIQIESADDVVAGDTNADPQSQTAMSLPYVPKTQTSYGFATLKESPHTRRKESLFHCEITSPITSPNTQRKTPGKSSETGNHLNPADYNTSHMNPYRYFSGGESDTCSSAESSPFSSPLLSRSASLLKIFTHETQAKVVKAKRTLARHSSLSTDECSSAEPSPNIQRRLHVPSFHGGAGGSDHHSLQREHTINLHKGGSVRISANYDSSTSRLLIRVLAAESLYDKHFDIKSINCCVSVYLNPGKLQKQRSNIIKNSRNPVFNEDFFFDSISSIQVKNLSVKFKVVNKGTSLKRDTLLGEREVALTKLLSGL is encoded by the coding sequence ATGTGGGTTCTGGATAAGATCCGCGGGTCGGTGGAGACAGGTGTGCTGCGACAGGGAGAGAGTGCAGGAGACAAGAAATGCGTTGCTCCGGCCTACAGTAATGTTCTCACTCCCGACAAGATCCCAGACTTTTTTATCCCTCCGAAACTAGTCAGCTGTCCTGCAGACCCTGAAATCCCAAACATAAAGCCCAAAGAGGGGCTGGAGCCGTCCACCTCTGAGCTAACCATTGGCAGTGGGAGGAAGATCAGCAGCCCGAGAAGCCCGCGTCTGGTGGCCAAGATTGCAGGAGACACAAAGAACTTGTTGAAAGCTGCAAACCGCCACATTATTCAGATAGAGAGTGCCGATGATGTTGTGGCTGGAGACACAAATGCAGACCCCCAGTCGCAGACAGCAATGTCCCTGCCTTATGTTCCAAAGACTCAGACATCATATGGCTTTGCAACACTGAAGGAAAGCCCCCACACCCGCCGCAAAGAGTCCCTGTTCCACTGCGAGATTACCAGTCCCATCACCTCCCCAAACACACAGAGGAAGACTCCAGGCAAAAGCAGCGAAACAGGAAACCATCTGAACCCTGCTGACTACAATACGTCCCACATGAACCCTTACAGGTACTTCAGTGGAGGAGAAAGTGACACCTGCTCCTCAGCGGAATCCTCCCCCTTCAGTTCCCCTTTGCTCTCCCGTTCTGCATCCTTGCTCAAGATCTTTACGCACGAGACGCAGGCCAAAGTTGTGAAAGCCAAGCGGACGCTCGCGCGCCACAGTTCCCTCTCCACCGACGAGTGCAGCTCGGCCGAGCCCAGCCCTAACATCCAGCGACGGCTCCACGTCCCTTCCTTCCATGGCGGTGCGGGAGGGTCCGACCACCACAGCCTCCAGCGAGAGCACACAATCAACCTGCACAAAGGTGGGTCGGTGAGGATCAGCGCCAACTACGACTCCAGCACCTCCCGCCTGCTCATCCGCGTCCTGGCGGCGGAAAGTCTATACGACAAGCACTTTGATATCAAAAGTATCAACTGCTGCGTGTCTGTGTACCTGAACCCCGGGAAGCTGCAGAAGCAAAGGAGCAACATCATCAAGAACAGCCGCAACCCAGTCTTCAACGAGGACTTTTTCTTTGACTCCATAAGCTCGATTCAAGTCAAGAACCTCTCTGTGAAGTTTAAGGTGGTGAACAAAGGCACCAGCCTGAAGAGGGACACACTTTTGGGTGAGAGAGAGGTGGCTCTGACAAAGCTGCTCTCAGGCCTCTGA